The genomic interval GGCCTGTGGGTTCCCGCGCTCGCGCCCCCCGTGGATCGACGCGTCGTCCTCGCTCACGTTCAGGAACGCCTCGCGACCGACACGGGCGAGGCCTATCTTTCCACCTGCGAGTACGCCGATGGGTTCCATCCCGATGGGTTTCAGGCCGCGGAACGGTTTGAACTCGACCCGTTTCCCCTTTTCGTGTCGCGCGTCGGCGAGTTTACGGTCGAGCGCGACGTGCTCCTTCTCCGGGACGGGGCCGGGGTGTGCCTGAATTACCGGGTGCGCGGGCCGGGGCGGTGGATGCTCGAGGTGGCGCCGTTCCTGGCCGCGAGGCCCATCCACCACCTCATGCACCGCCACGAGAACTTCCGCGTCGAAGCGCTGCCGGACGCCTGCGGCTTCCGATTTCTTGCGGAGGGGATGCCCGGCGTCTTTCTCTGGACGGATGCGCGGGCCGACGTCTCGGTGGAGCCGACGTGGTACTACGGCGTCCTTCGCCGCACGGAACGCGAGCGAGGCTTCGACCATGCCGAGGACCTTCTGGCGCCGGGCCGATGGAATGTGAACGGCACGGGGCCGGCCGAGTGGAGCCTCTTCTGTTCCTTTGATCCGCCCCGGCCGATGGATGTCGCGACCGAGAAGAAGCGCGAACTGGCCCGCCGCCGCGACCTCGTCGAACGCTGGTTGAGTGGCACGGCCGGCCTTGTTCGGCCGTGCGCAGCGCACGGCGGGACAAGACCCGCCGTGCCACACACGCAAGAGCGGCTCGCGCGGCTGGTCCTCGCGGCCGACGCGTTTCTCGTCCGTCGGTCGGTCGGCGGCAAGGACTTGGCGACCATCATCGCCGGGTATCACTGGTTCGGCGATTGGGGCCGCGACGCCATGATCGCCCTCCCGGGCCTCGCGATGGAAACCGGCCGGCTCGATATGGCGGAGCGCGTGCTCGAAGCCTTCGCTTCCTCCGAGAGCGACGGGCTTGTCCCGAACCTATTCGCCGAAGAAACCGGACGGCCGGAATACAACACCGTGGATGCCAGCCTCTGGTTTCTCCAGGCGGTGGCGGCCTACGTCCGCGCCGGCGGCCGGGCCGATTTCGTCCGCCACACCCTGTGGCGTGCGGCTTGTGACATCTGCGAACGGTATCGGACCGGCACGCGCTTCGACATCCGGGCCGACGCCGACGGCCTCATCACCGCCGGGTCCGCCGGCACCCAACTGACGTGGATGGATGCCGCCAGTGCGGGGAGCCCTGTGACCCCGCGCTACGGCAAGGCCGTCGAAATCAACGCCCTGTGGCTTTCGGGTCTGGCGCTGATGGAGGACATGGCGGATAAGTTGGATTTGGAGGCGCCGTTGGCCGTCGCCGATGGGCAGCGCGCGAGGCAGGCCTTTGAGCGAGTTTTC from Planctomycetota bacterium carries:
- a CDS encoding glycogen debranching enzyme N-terminal domain-containing protein, giving the protein MHRDAQTLRDVDCALATEWLAADGAGGYASSTVLGCGTRRYHGLWVPALAPPVDRRVVLAHVQERLATDTGEAYLSTCEYADGFHPDGFQAAERFELDPFPLFVSRVGEFTVERDVLLLRDGAGVCLNYRVRGPGRWMLEVAPFLAARPIHHLMHRHENFRVEALPDACGFRFLAEGMPGVFLWTDARADVSVEPTWYYGVLRRTERERGFDHAEDLLAPGRWNVNGTGPAEWSLFCSFDPPRPMDVATEKKRELARRRDLVERWLSGTAGLVRPCAAHGGTRPAVPHTQERLARLVLAADAFLVRRSVGGKDLATIIAGYHWFGDWGRDAMIALPGLAMETGRLDMAERVLEAFASSESDGLVPNLFAEETGRPEYNTVDASLWFLQAVAAYVRAGGRADFVRHTLWRAACDICERYRTGTRFDIRADADGLITAGSAGTQLTWMDAASAGSPVTPRYGKAVEINALWLSGLALMEDMADKLDLEAPLAVADGQRARQAFERVFWNEADGCLYDCVRPDGAPRAMMRPNQILAVGLPHAPLAGRRGRAVVRRVRETLLTPRGIRTLAPSDPAYCGTYTGGPDARDAAYHRGTVWPWLLGPYADAIFAVEDAACARAEAAQLLDGLLDSLDEAGLGQINEIFDGDPPHRPRGCIAQAWSVAAAIHVWCRLEAAGGRL